One window from the genome of Choloepus didactylus isolate mChoDid1 chromosome 2, mChoDid1.pri, whole genome shotgun sequence encodes:
- the CDA gene encoding cytidine deaminase: MAQELPAGALEPEHVQRLLLSCQQAKKAAYCPYSRFPVGAALLTREGRIFSGCNVENACYSLGICAERTAIQKAISEGYKDFKAIAIASDLQEDFISPCGACRQVMREFGTDWAVYLTKPDGTYVVRTVQELLPTSFGPEDLQKRR; the protein is encoded by the exons ATGGCCCAGGAGCTTCCCGCCGGCGCCCTGGAGCCGGAGCACGTCCAGCGGCTGCTGCTCTCCTGCCAGCAGGCCAAGAAGGCCGCCTACTGCCCCTACAGCCGCTTCCCCGTGGGCGCCGCCCTCCTCACGCGGGAGGGGAGGATCTTCTCCG GCTGCAACGTAGAAAATGCCTGCTACTCGCTGGGCATCTGTGCTGAGCGGACCGCTATCCAGAAGGCCATCTCAGAAGGGTACAAGGATTTCAAGGCAATTGCTATTGCCAG TGACTTGCAAGAAGATTTTATCTCGCCGTGTGGGGCCTGCAGGCAAGTCATGAGAGAG TTTGGCACCGACTGGGCCGTCTACCTGACCAAGCCGGATGGCACATATGTCGTTAGGACCGTCCAGGAGCTGCTGCCCACCTCCTTTGGGCCTGAGGACCTGCAGAAGAGGCGGTGA